Genomic window (Persephonella sp.):
GTTTTACAGCCTTTTTTGCATCATCAAGCCTTCCAGCAGCATTAAGTCTTGGAGCTATATTAAACCCTATCTCAAAGGAAGATACATTATCAAGGGATATACTTTCAAGAAGAGCTTTAATTCCGGGTCTTTTTCTTTTGTTGATCTCCTGTGCCCCTTTTTTTACAAAAATCCTGTTAATAAGGGAAAGGGGAACAACATCAGCAACTGTTCCTATCGCTACAATATCAAGGTAAGGCTTCAGCTTTATATCAAACTGCAAAAGTCTTCTAAGCATAATTAACAAATAAAAGGATATACCAACAGATGCCAGATGTTTAAAAAGAGGGTTTATATCTTCATAAAGTTTTGGGTTAAGAATTAATATATCTTCTGTTTTTTTGTAACTATCTGAAGGTTCGTGGTGATCAAGAACAAAAACCTCAAGTCCTAACTTTTTCGCATACAGAAGTTCATCGTAAGCGTTCGTTCCACTGTCAACAACTATAAGAACATCAGCAACCTGGCTGATCTTTCTTATAGCAGTTTTGTTAAGCCCATATCCCTCATAAAATCTACTGGGAATGTAGTATTTAACTTCCACTCCTATATCCCTGAGAAAATTAACGAGAAGGGCTGTGCTTGTTACCCCGTCAGCATCATAATCGCCGTATATTACAATCCTCTTTCTTTTTTTTATAAGGTCTGCAAGTTTGAAAGAAATCTTGTCAAGATCTTTAAATAGCTCTGGATCAAGTAATTTTTTTAATGAGGGATATATTGTGTCTTCGTCAAAGTTATTGTTGAAAAGCTCTTTCCTGTTGTATATAAGCTGGGCAAGAACATACCCGTATTTTTCCACCAAAAAATCTGGGGTTTTATTCTTCTCCTCCAGAACAATCCATCTTCTTCCTGTTAAACCTGTGGTCATTACCTATCCTATTTTGTTT
Coding sequences:
- the recJ gene encoding single-stranded-DNA-specific exonuclease RecJ; the protein is MTTGLTGRRWIVLEEKNKTPDFLVEKYGYVLAQLIYNRKELFNNNFDEDTIYPSLKKLLDPELFKDLDKISFKLADLIKKRKRIVIYGDYDADGVTSTALLVNFLRDIGVEVKYYIPSRFYEGYGLNKTAIRKISQVADVLIVVDSGTNAYDELLYAKKLGLEVFVLDHHEPSDSYKKTEDILILNPKLYEDINPLFKHLASVGISFYLLIMLRRLLQFDIKLKPYLDIVAIGTVADVVPLSLINRIFVKKGAQEINKRKRPGIKALLESISLDNVSSFEIGFNIAPRLNAAGRLDDAKKAVKLLITRNESIGKALSEELEFLNRKRQKLTEHTFKETQSRLKKEKNLNSIVVADEKWHPGIVGIVAGRLVEKYKVPAVVLSVKNGRAVGSARSTPSINLFEIMEKHSHLFERFGGHSQAAGLTIPTKNIPEFKNLLSKAVAQLSGEENQSFLEVDMEVPLSYWNVENVKQLKILEPFGEGNPSPLFVARSLRISDFVTVGQTNQHLKFWLKDREKNAFSALWWNYADKIKELSVGMFVDIVYTPKISSWNGQTNIDFIIKDIAVADMR